One part of the Halobacteriovorax vibrionivorans genome encodes these proteins:
- a CDS encoding ankyrin repeat domain-containing protein, translating into MNKLTIPLVIFFIGLATYISRNGTKAANTTFESPVPIEISRESRKELERTNIKNHSNYKNFDEALIASLAMEDDEEVIHALKAGANPNIIFNNRKFTMAMDKSLNCNPKILMALIEAGADLNMKDTHNKSALDYAKRNGNEECINILIDSGAK; encoded by the coding sequence TTGAATAAACTTACCATTCCACTTGTCATATTTTTTATAGGTCTTGCTACTTATATTTCTCGTAACGGAACAAAGGCCGCTAATACAACGTTCGAGTCTCCTGTTCCTATTGAAATCTCAAGAGAGAGTAGAAAAGAATTAGAGCGCACTAATATAAAAAATCATAGCAATTATAAAAATTTTGATGAGGCCTTAATTGCAAGCCTAGCGATGGAGGATGACGAAGAAGTTATTCATGCATTAAAAGCAGGGGCAAATCCAAATATAATCTTTAATAATCGAAAGTTTACCATGGCAATGGATAAGAGTTTAAATTGTAACCCTAAAATTCTTATGGCCCTAATTGAAGCGGGGGCCGATTTAAATATGAAAGATACTCACAATAAAAGTGCACTTGATTATGCCAAGAGAAATGGAAATGAAGAGTGTATAAATATTCTTATTGATTCTGGTGCAAAATAA